The proteins below are encoded in one region of Bremerella sp. P1:
- a CDS encoding type IV pilus twitching motility protein PilT — translation MAEIDKAIAEKFLSGDKEYEVDKIFRALVKLEGSDLHMKVGRPPIVRVNGTLKNLNRGPIDAEEMLRLLWPLLDERNTKIFQDNGGADFAHVVDVDGEKWRFRVNMFTQLGNVGLVARRINNWIPNFEGLNIPPVMEELCKFDQGMVLLAGVTGSGKSTTIASMLNWINRHYSKHILTLEDPIEFVYTEDKCLINQREIGQDVKDFEIAMAHAVREDPDIILIGEMRDQETFLTAIHAAETGHLVFGTIHASSASSTIGRILDLFPEEMHGSIRSAIAFNMKGIVAQKLLKSIKPGVGRVPTVEIMTMNPTVQKLILEGKDSKLPDAIRIGKDDGMQDFTMSLKSLIDKELIDRETAFAVAPNVEALKMALKGINVAQPGMV, via the coding sequence ATGGCAGAGATCGATAAAGCGATAGCCGAGAAGTTTCTCTCGGGGGACAAAGAGTACGAAGTCGACAAGATCTTCCGCGCCCTGGTGAAGCTGGAAGGTTCCGACTTGCACATGAAGGTGGGCCGCCCGCCGATCGTGCGCGTCAACGGTACGCTGAAGAACCTCAACCGGGGGCCGATCGATGCCGAAGAAATGCTGCGACTCTTGTGGCCTCTGCTGGATGAACGCAATACGAAAATCTTCCAAGACAACGGCGGTGCCGACTTTGCCCACGTCGTTGACGTCGACGGCGAGAAGTGGCGTTTCCGTGTGAATATGTTCACCCAACTGGGCAACGTCGGTCTGGTCGCTCGTCGTATTAACAACTGGATTCCCAACTTCGAAGGGCTGAACATTCCGCCGGTGATGGAAGAACTGTGCAAGTTCGATCAAGGGATGGTCCTGCTGGCCGGGGTGACGGGTTCTGGTAAGTCAACGACGATCGCGTCGATGCTCAACTGGATCAACCGACACTACTCGAAACACATCCTGACGCTGGAAGACCCGATTGAATTCGTCTACACCGAAGATAAGTGCCTGATCAATCAGCGCGAGATCGGGCAAGACGTGAAAGACTTCGAGATTGCGATGGCGCACGCCGTGCGTGAAGACCCCGACATCATCCTGATTGGTGAAATGCGTGATCAGGAAACGTTCCTCACGGCTATCCACGCGGCGGAAACGGGGCACTTGGTGTTCGGAACGATCCACGCTTCGAGTGCCTCCAGTACGATCGGCCGTATTCTCGACTTGTTCCCCGAAGAAATGCACGGCTCGATTCGCAGCGCTATCGCCTTCAATATGAAGGGGATCGTCGCGCAGAAACTCCTCAAGTCGATCAAGCCGGGCGTCGGCCGTGTGCCGACGGTCGAGATCATGACGATGAATCCAACCGTCCAGAAACTGATTCTGGAAGGCAAGGACAGTAAGCTGCCCGATGCGATTCGTATCGGTAAAGACGACGGTATGCAAGACTTCACGATGAGCCTCAAGTCGTTGATCGACAAAGAACTAATCGATCGCGAAACCGCTTTCGCCGTGGCACCAAACGTCGAAGCGTTGAAGATGGCACTCAAAGGCATCAATGTGGCACAACCTGGGATGGTTTAA
- the hisF gene encoding imidazole glycerol phosphate synthase subunit HisF, which produces MLASRVIPCLDVNQGRVVKGTNFVQLRDAGDPVEVAARYEREGADELVFLDITASHEERDIILDVVRRTAEEVFMPLTVGGGIRTMEDIRSLLNAGADKVSINSAACKDPEFVSQAAKRFGSQCIVVNIDPKRVQKDGQEVWEVHINGGRKPTGLEAVSWAKRVEELGAGEIVLTSMDRDGTKDGYDLEVTKAVSEAVTIPVVASGGAGHPEHLADAILEGKADAALAASIFHFGQFTIHETKELMRDRGICVRL; this is translated from the coding sequence ATGTTGGCCAGCCGTGTCATACCGTGTTTGGACGTCAACCAAGGGCGTGTCGTCAAAGGAACGAATTTCGTTCAGCTGCGCGACGCCGGTGACCCGGTCGAAGTCGCTGCGCGCTACGAGCGCGAAGGGGCCGACGAGTTGGTGTTTTTGGACATTACTGCCAGCCATGAAGAACGCGACATCATCCTCGATGTGGTGCGGCGAACGGCGGAAGAGGTGTTCATGCCGCTGACCGTTGGGGGCGGCATTCGCACGATGGAAGATATTCGCTCGCTGCTTAATGCGGGGGCCGATAAGGTCTCGATCAATTCGGCGGCCTGTAAAGATCCCGAGTTCGTCAGCCAGGCGGCCAAGCGATTTGGTAGCCAGTGCATTGTGGTGAACATCGACCCCAAACGCGTACAGAAAGATGGCCAGGAAGTGTGGGAAGTCCACATCAACGGCGGTCGCAAGCCGACCGGCCTCGAAGCGGTCAGCTGGGCGAAGCGGGTTGAAGAGCTGGGTGCCGGCGAGATCGTACTGACGAGTATGGATCGTGACGGAACCAAGGATGGCTACGATCTGGAAGTCACCAAAGCGGTCAGCGAGGCGGTAACGATTCCCGTGGTGGCCAGCGGTGGGGCAGGGCACCCCGAGCATTTGGCCGACGCGATTCTGGAAGGCAAGGCAGATGCTGCCCTGGCAGCGAGCATTTTTCACTTCGGCCAGTTTACAATTCATGAGACCAAAGAATTGATGCGCGACCGGGGAATTTGTGTCCGGCTTTGA